ACAGCTGCCAGAAGTTGTTCTATACCCATTCCTTCTTGCCGGCCGGCGCTTCGCTGGCCGTCGCCGGGCGCGGCACCCCGGAAATCGACGTCAATTGTTCCTCGATCCAGGCCTCGACCTCGATCAGCACCGCTTCCGGCGTGCGCCCTTGGGTAGCGATCGGCGCACCGACCACTACGTTCAGGGGCCCTGGATTCTTGACCCAATGCCGCCCGGGCCAGCGCTCGCCGGCATTGTGCGCCACCGGCAGCACCGGCACGCCGGCCCGACAGGCGATCACCGCGCCGCTCTTGTTGTAACGCCGCCGCTGGCCCGGCTCGACCCGCGTGCCTTCGGGAAAGATCAGCACCGACAGGCCTTCGCGCAAGCGCTGCGGACCCTGCGAGAGGACCTGTTTCATGGCCCGCGCCGGGCGCGAGCGATCCAGCGCGATCGGGTGCAATAGCCGCAGCGCCCAGCCGAACAGCGGCAGATTGAGCAGCTCCTGCTTGAGCACGGTGCATACCGGCGGCTTGAGTATCTGCAGGAACAGCGTCTCCCACTCGCATTGATGGTTGGCGAGGATCACCACCGGCCCCGCCGGCACGTTGTCGCGCCCGCGCACCGTGTAACGCACGCCACAGACCCGCGCGAACCAGCCGACGATGAAGTGATTATAGAGATTGAGCAGCCGATAGCGGCCGGCCAGCGGCAACAGCGGCGTGATCGGCAGACACAGCAGACCGAATACCAGGATGGCCAGGAAATAGCCGACATAGAAGATCGCGCTGCGAATCGCGTTCATGGCGCCTCCTGAGCCTGATAGGCCTGGCACCAGGTGTCCAGCATGCGGCCCAGCTCGAGCCGCCAGGGTTTCTGGTGGACGCCGAAGGCATCCAGCACGCGCCGGCAGTTGAGCACCCGTCTCAGCGGTTGATCGTGGTGATGGTTGAGCGCCTTCAGCTCGCCGAGCGTCACCTGCTTGCCGAGCCCCTCGAGACGCGTCGCCAATTGGGTGCGCACCACCGAGGCAAAGGTATAGCCGCTGACCGGCTCGATTCCGGCCAGATGATAGGCGCCCCAGGCATTGGCGCCGCAGCCCTGCTGCTGAAGCATGCCGATCAGGGCCAGCGCCACGCAGTCCACCGATGTCGGGCAGAAGATGATGTCTTCGGCGACCCGGACTTGGCGGCCGGCCATCAGCGTATCGATCAACTCGGTCAGCCAGGCCCCGGCGCCTTCGAGGGCGAACAGCGGCCCCAGGCGCACGATAAGGTGGCGGGCGTGTTGCTCGCGCACCCGGTTGCCGGTCACGATCAGCCGACGCAGGTTCTCGTCGCGAGGCGAGGGAATCACGTGCTCGTCGATCGGCGTGTCGGCGCCGTCTTCGTAGAGCTGGTCGGACACGCACCAGACCAGCGGCATATCGTTGCGCTGGCAACACTCCAGCGCCCCCTCCACCGCTTCCGCATGGGCCATGACCGCCGATGGATCGGCATCGCTCGGCTGTACCAGCGGCGGAATCAGCACGGCATCCGGTGCCACTTCAGCGAGCCGCTCAGGGTCGAGGGCCAACCCTTCCTCGATGATCAGCTCGGTGTCCCCCCGCCGGTTGGCCTCGCGTGCCAGCGCCAGGCTCAAGCAGTGGGGGGCGTCCAGAATCAACAACTTCACGGCGCTTCCCTTGTAAAATTGGCTTCGCGTTCAACGACGCGGCGTGCAGCGCGACTCAGCCCGGCAAACGGTGTCCATACTTAGCACTTCCGCCGAAAGCTGTCATCCGCGTGCGTTCTCATCGCGGCTCGCTTGCGGCACTCTAGTCGAACGCGCCTGTAGCGTTTTCGACGAGGAGCCCATGACCACACAACCGCAAAATCTCTGGAACGCCCGCACCCGGCTCGGCGAAGGGCCCTTATGGTCCAGCGAGTACCGCTGCCTGCTGTTCGTCGACATCCTCGCCAGCCGCCTGCTGAGCTATACCCCGGACAGCGGCGAAACGCGCAGCTGGCCGCTCGAGGAGGCCTGCTGCTGGCTGGCGCCGCATGCCGGTGGCGGGCTCGTCGCCGGGTTACGCTCGCGCCTCGTGCATCTCACTCTGGACGGCGGTTCGCCGCGTATCCTGGAGACCCTCGCCGAACCGGTCGCCGACACCTCCGGCCATCGTCTCAACGACGGCAAGGCCGACCCCCGGGGTCGGCTCTGGTTCGGCAGCATGGACAATCGGGAGCAGGCGGCCAGCGGCCGACTGTTGCGCTTCGACAAGCGCGGCCTGCACGAGATGGACCGCCCCTACACGGTGACCAACGGTCCGGCGATCAGCGCCGATGGCGGCACGCTCTACCACACCGATAGCCCGGCGCGGGCGATCCATGCCTTCGATCTGGCCGACGACGGCACGCTCGCCAACAAGCGACTACACATCCGCTTCAGCGAGGAGGACGGCTTCCCCGACGGCATGACGCTGGACGCCGAAGGCGGCCTGTGGGTCGCCCACTGGGATGGCGCCCGGGTGACCCGCTTCCTGGCCGACGGCCGCCGCGACCGGGAGGTTCGCCTGCCGGTCTCGCGCGTTACCTGCTGCACCTTCGGCGGCGACGATCTCGCCACGCTGTATATTACCACCGCCGCCGAGGGCTGTGATGCACAAAGCCAGGCCGGCGCCCTGTTCAGCGTGCGCCCGGGCATTCACGGCCTTTCGCCGTGTGCCTATCGGCCGTGATCGGCTGCGTGCGCTGGCGATGCCCATCGCATCGGCCGAGACGAACACTGGGCAAGCGCTCGTGCAGCGCGCACCTTACGTCGTGGAGCGCTGTCCCGCCAGGTCGGGATAGTTACATGAAGACATTCTGATAAAAATAAACCTACGTTATCGCGCCGTTCCACTGAGCATGGTTTCTTTGCGTTTTCAAGATCTTGTCGCTGGAGACGTGCGTGCGGAACGCAACCAACCCCATGTTGAAGCGCTTGAGCGCCCTGGTTTCGCTGACAGATGGCGAGATCGAACTACTCGAAGGCCTGACCTTCGAGATGCGCAAGGTCACCGCTGGCGAGTGGCTATGGCATGAAGGCGACAGCGCCGACTCGCTGCTGGTCATCAGCGAGGGCTGGGGTTGTTCGGCGCGCTATCTGAGCGACGGTAGCCGGCAATTGTTCGCCACCTACCTGCCGGGCGATATTCTGGGAATCTTCGAGTTGTTGAGCGGAATACGCCGCAACGACGTGTCGATGCTCACCGATGGTCGAGTCTGCGAGTATTCGTATTCGAGCATCTTCACCCTGCTGAACGCTTCGAATAGCGTGCGCTCGGCGCTGTTCGTGATCGCCAATCAGCATCAGGCCATGCTCGCCGAACGGCTGGTCAGCGTGGCGCGCCGCAATGCCCGCGAGAGTCTGGCGCACTTTCTCTGCGAATGCCGTGCACGCCTGCTGGAGTTCCTTCCCGACGATGTCGATGGCTTTCAGCTACCACTCTCGCAGCAGGATCTTGCCGATGCGCTCGGCATGAGCACGGTGCACATAAGCCGCACCTTCTCGGCATTGGCCTGCCAAGGACTGGTAAGGCGCCAGCATTTCCATATAGTGATCCTCGACCCGCAGCGCCTGGCCGAGATGGCCGATTTCGACGATCACTACCTGAACTGTGACAAGCGGATCCTGACCATCAACAAGCCGATTTCGCTTCCTGAACCAGTCGCCACAGAATGGCTGGCCTCATTGAAGCAAGACTCCAAGAGCCGCCCTTCTGCCGAAGGCGACGAACCGACGGCATCCAGCTAGCCGGAATCAACACGGCACTTCGCTGTAGCGACACGATAAGCCAGCAATTAGCCAACGAACGGGCTCATCGCTCATGGCCGAGTGCCCGCCAGACGAGCATATCAGCGAACGGCGGACCGGTTTCTTCGAGTGTCGGCAGCATGAAGCGCTCGCCATGACAGACGTTGCAACACAATTCCAGCGTGACTTTCAACATCGACGATCCCTTCCTTTCTAAGCGTCGCGGTCGCGTTCAGGCCGCTTCGGCGGTCCTCTTCCAGCAGGTGCTGGCGGCGTTCGCCCGAA
The genomic region above belongs to Halomonas zincidurans B6 and contains:
- a CDS encoding lysophospholipid acyltransferase family protein gives rise to the protein MNAIRSAIFYVGYFLAILVFGLLCLPITPLLPLAGRYRLLNLYNHFIVGWFARVCGVRYTVRGRDNVPAGPVVILANHQCEWETLFLQILKPPVCTVLKQELLNLPLFGWALRLLHPIALDRSRPARAMKQVLSQGPQRLREGLSVLIFPEGTRVEPGQRRRYNKSGAVIACRAGVPVLPVAHNAGERWPGRHWVKNPGPLNVVVGAPIATQGRTPEAVLIEVEAWIEEQLTSISGVPRPATASEAPAGKKEWV
- a CDS encoding sugar nucleotide-binding protein → MKLLILDAPHCLSLALAREANRRGDTELIIEEGLALDPERLAEVAPDAVLIPPLVQPSDADPSAVMAHAEAVEGALECCQRNDMPLVWCVSDQLYEDGADTPIDEHVIPSPRDENLRRLIVTGNRVREQHARHLIVRLGPLFALEGAGAWLTELIDTLMAGRQVRVAEDIIFCPTSVDCVALALIGMLQQQGCGANAWGAYHLAGIEPVSGYTFASVVRTQLATRLEGLGKQVTLGELKALNHHHDQPLRRVLNCRRVLDAFGVHQKPWRLELGRMLDTWCQAYQAQEAP
- a CDS encoding SMP-30/gluconolactonase/LRE family protein; the encoded protein is MTTQPQNLWNARTRLGEGPLWSSEYRCLLFVDILASRLLSYTPDSGETRSWPLEEACCWLAPHAGGGLVAGLRSRLVHLTLDGGSPRILETLAEPVADTSGHRLNDGKADPRGRLWFGSMDNREQAASGRLLRFDKRGLHEMDRPYTVTNGPAISADGGTLYHTDSPARAIHAFDLADDGTLANKRLHIRFSEEDGFPDGMTLDAEGGLWVAHWDGARVTRFLADGRRDREVRLPVSRVTCCTFGGDDLATLYITTAAEGCDAQSQAGALFSVRPGIHGLSPCAYRP
- a CDS encoding Crp/Fnr family transcriptional regulator, with translation MRNATNPMLKRLSALVSLTDGEIELLEGLTFEMRKVTAGEWLWHEGDSADSLLVISEGWGCSARYLSDGSRQLFATYLPGDILGIFELLSGIRRNDVSMLTDGRVCEYSYSSIFTLLNASNSVRSALFVIANQHQAMLAERLVSVARRNARESLAHFLCECRARLLEFLPDDVDGFQLPLSQQDLADALGMSTVHISRTFSALACQGLVRRQHFHIVILDPQRLAEMADFDDHYLNCDKRILTINKPISLPEPVATEWLASLKQDSKSRPSAEGDEPTASS